In bacterium (Candidatus Blackallbacteria) CG13_big_fil_rev_8_21_14_2_50_49_14, a genomic segment contains:
- a CDS encoding chemotaxis protein CheR produces the protein MTLSSSEFDYIRHLLKNECAIVLENGKEYLVDLRLGILADNEGFSSIHSLIGHLSKRSEPDLVKKVVDAMTTNETLFFRDHKPFELLQKHLLPELLQNRASSRELNIWSAASSTGQEPYSIAMLIHQHFPQLVNQWNLQILASDISFTCLEYAREAVYNQFEVNRGLPIQLLIRYFEQKDTRWQLKPEIKNMVKFQELNLIQTWPFLPKMDIIFLRNVLIYFDLDVKKKILENVRKVLKPDGYLILGSAETTLLIDSAFERVETSLNVNCYRLAT, from the coding sequence AATGGCAAAGAGTATCTGGTCGATTTAAGATTGGGTATCTTGGCGGATAATGAAGGTTTTTCTTCGATTCACTCTTTGATTGGACACCTCTCAAAACGGTCAGAACCCGACCTTGTAAAAAAGGTCGTGGATGCGATGACGACCAACGAAACCCTGTTTTTTAGAGATCACAAACCCTTTGAATTATTACAGAAACACTTATTGCCAGAACTTCTTCAAAACCGAGCTTCGTCACGTGAACTCAATATTTGGTCGGCTGCTTCTTCAACCGGGCAAGAGCCCTATAGTATTGCCATGTTGATTCATCAACATTTTCCTCAACTCGTCAATCAGTGGAATCTTCAGATTCTGGCCTCTGATATCTCTTTTACATGTTTAGAATATGCGCGTGAAGCTGTTTATAATCAATTTGAAGTAAACCGTGGTTTGCCAATTCAACTTTTGATTCGCTATTTTGAGCAAAAAGATACGCGCTGGCAGCTTAAACCTGAAATCAAAAATATGGTAAAGTTTCAGGAATTGAATTTGATTCAGACGTGGCCATTTTTACCAAAAATGGATATTATCTTTTTAAGAAATGTACTGATTTATTTCGATTTAGATGTTAAAAAGAAAATTCTTGAAAATGTTCGCAAAGTATTAAAACCTGATGGTTATTTGATTCTAGGTAGTGCAGAAACTACATTGCTGATAGATTCTGCTTTTGAGCGGGTAGAAACCTCTCTGAATGTGAATTGTTATCGGCTTGCGACTTGA
- a CDS encoding two-component system response regulator, producing the protein MSLKILVVDDAVVARKMIKRHLTGSPYEDATIIEATSGENGLELFDDSMGVVMSDWNMPGINGLDFVREIRSREQAWGRTGDQLVPIIMITTEGTAQKVNLAKDAGVNEYIVKPFSAAQLVEALNNVLE; encoded by the coding sequence ATGTCTTTAAAAATTTTAGTTGTAGATGATGCGGTGGTCGCCAGAAAAATGATCAAACGCCATTTGACAGGAAGTCCCTATGAAGATGCGACTATTATTGAAGCCACCAGTGGTGAAAATGGTTTGGAGTTATTTGATGACTCCATGGGTGTGGTTATGAGTGACTGGAATATGCCAGGAATCAATGGACTGGATTTTGTGCGTGAGATTCGTTCTCGTGAGCAGGCCTGGGGGCGTACAGGTGACCAACTGGTTCCGATCATTATGATTACAACTGAGGGAACTGCTCAAAAAGTGAATTTGGCGAAAGATGCTGGCGTGAATGAATATATTGTTAAGCCTTTTTCTGCTGCACAATTGGTCGAAGCTCTGAATAATGTTCTGGAGTAA